One part of the Phaenicophaeus curvirostris isolate KB17595 chromosome 2, BPBGC_Pcur_1.0, whole genome shotgun sequence genome encodes these proteins:
- the ATF3 gene encoding cyclic AMP-dependent transcription factor ATF-3 encodes MMVQHSGQVSALEVSASAIVPTLSPAGSLGFDDFTNLTPLVKEELRFAIQNKRQAHRMSSTLDTVTVSERPIETSITKTEFSPEEDERKKRRRERNKIAAAKCRNKKKEKTECLQKESEKLETINAELKAQIEELKNEKQHLIYMLNLHRPTCIVRAQNGRTPEDERNLFIQQIKEGTLQG; translated from the exons ATGATGGTGCAACACTCAGGCCAGGTATCTGCACTAGAAGTCAGCGCCTCCGCAATTGTTCCCACTTTGTCCCCTGCAGGGTCACTGGGGTTTGATGATTTCACTAATTTAACCCCACTGGTGAAAGAGGAACTGAGGTTCGCCATTCAGAATAAGCGTCAGGCTCACAGAATGTCTTCTACATTGGACACAgtgacagtttctgaaaggCCAATTGAAACATCAATCACGAAAACAGAG TTTTCTCCTGAagaggatgaaagaaaaaagcgaagaagggaaaggaacaAAATTGCTGCTGCAAAGTGCCgaaacaaaaagaaggaaaaaacagaatgtTTGCAGAAA GAATCAGAAAAGCTGGAAACTATCAATGCAGAATTAAAAGCCCAGATTGAAGAGCTAAAGAATGAGAAGCAGCACTTGATATACATGCTAAATCTTCACAGGCCTACTTGTATAGTTCGGGCACAAAATGGAAGGACACCTGAGGATGAAAGGAATCTTTTTATTCAACAGATCAAAGAAGGCACATTGCAAGGTTAA